The window GCATCGCCGAGACCGTCGGGCACGGCGTGAGCGCCGGTCTGGGCGGGGCGTTCGTGCTGGCGGTGGCGTTCGGATTCACCGCGGCGTGGCCCCGCTATCAGGCGGCCCGGCTGTGGCTCGTACTGCGCGGGAGGCTGCCCTGGGATCTGACCGGGTTCCTGGCCGAGGCGCACCGGATCGGCGTGCTGCGCCGGCACGGTGCGGTGTACCAGTTCCGGCATGGCCGCCTGCGTGACAGCCTGGCCGGGTCGAGTCAGGCGGCCAGGGCGTCGCGGTGATGTCGGAAGGGCTGTCAGGTCGCACGTGCCGCAGAAGGCGCCGACGGTGTCGTGTGCGCCCGCTGCCAGCGCCGTGCGAGTTCGATGACAGCGGGCGCCCGCATGCTTCCCGGCATGACAGAGAGCAGAGATCTCGGCTGGATCCGCAGCTGGGCGACGTCGCCGCAGATGACCGACGCGGTGTTCGCGGATGTGACGCTACGTCAGGAGATCCGCATCAGCGGCGGCGGCCGGCGGGTGCGGATCCGGCTGACCAACGAGTACGGAACGGCGCCGCTGACCGTCGGCGCGGGGCGGCTGGGTCTGGCGACTGCCGGCGGCGGCATCGCGCCGGGCAGTGACCGGGTCCTGACCTTCGGCGGCCGTGCCGGTGTGGTGATCCCGGCCGGTGCACCGGTCCTGAGTGATCCGGTGGACCTGCCGGTGTCCGCCCTGGCCCGGCTGTCGGTCAGCCTGTATCTGCCCAACCGGGTCGAGGCGTGCACCGGCCACGACATGCCGCTGGACACCGGCTGGGTGATCCCGGGCGATGCGGTCGCCGAAGCCGCACTGCCGGGCGACGCCGAGCCGCTGCCGGCGTGGGCACTGGTCTCCGCGGTCGAGGTGCTGCCCGACGAACCGGCCGGGGTCGTCGTGGTGCTGGGCGACTCGCGCGTCGACGGCGTGGGCTCCACCGCCGGCGGTGGCTGGCCGGAGCGGTTGGCCGAACGCGGCGTCTACGTCTGTGGTCAGGGGATCAGCGGGAACCGGCTGCTCAACGACGGACTGGGCCCGTCGGGCCTGGCCCGCTTCGACCGCGACGTGCTGGCCACGCCGGGGCTCAGCCACGTGGTGGTCTCGATCGGCCTCAACGACATCGCCGTCTCGTTCGCCCCGCGGGTCGGACCACTCGCCGACTTCCTCACGATGTTCCCCGGCGAACCGGTGACGGCTCAGGACGTCATCGCCGGATTCCGGCAGCTGATCGACCGCGGCCACGATCGGGGGGTGCGGGTGTACGCCACCACGATGGCGCCCTACGGGGGCAACGACATCTTCAGCCCGGAGGGCGAAGCCGTACGCCGCACGGTCAACGACTGGATCCGCACGAGCGACGCCTTCGACGCGGTTCTCGACTTCGATGCCGTCTGGCGTGATCCGACCCGGCTCGACCGGATCCGCGGCGACCTGCACGAGGGCGACCACCTGCACGGCAACGACGCCGGCTACCAGGCCCTGGCCGACTCCATCGACCCGTCGATCTTCAAGTAGGGGAGACCGTTCATGTATGACGTAGTGATCGTGGGCGGCGGCCCGGTCGGGCTCTTCCTGGCCTGCGAGCTCGGACTCGCCGGCTGCGCGGTGCTGGTGCTCGAACGTGAGCCGGAGTCGCGTACCCCCGGAAAGGCCCTTCCGCTCGGCATGCGTGGTTTGAACGCGGGCTCGGTGGAGGCGTTCTACCGCCGCGGCATGCTCGCCGACCTCGGCGTCGCCGATGACCCGCACACCACCCCACGCAACCTCGGCCACTTCGCCGGGATCATGCTCGACGCGGCGAACGTCGACCTGGCGACGCTGCCCAGCCCGGCCCTGGAAGGCCACATGACCAGCCTCGAAGCGGTCGAGACGATCCTCGCCGAGCGCGCGGCCAAACTCGGGGTCCACATCGAGCGGGCCGTCACGGTCGACGCGATCGATCAGGACGATCAAGGCGTGGTCGCCAGGGCCGGCTCCCGAGAGTATCGAGCGCGCTGGCTCGTCGGCTGCGACGGCGGACGCAGCGTGGTACGCAAGACGGCCGGCTTCGAATTCACCGGCACCGGACCGCAGCTCACCGGCTACGTCGCGCTGACCGCGATCGCCGACCCGGAGAAGCTGAGTCCCGGTTTCAACCTCACACCGCACGGTATGTACCTGCGCACACCCATCGAGGGACACCTCGGCATGATGGACTTCGACGGCGGCGCGTTCGACCGCTCCCGACCGCCCACCCGCGAGCATCTCCAGCAGGTACTGCGCCGGATCTCCGGCACCGACGTGACACTGAACGAGGTCCACCAGGCCGCCAGTTTCACCGACCGCGCCATGCAGACGACCACCTACCGCCGCGGCCGGGTACTGCTCGCCGGGGATGCCGCGCACATCCACTCCCCGCTCGGCGGCCAAGGTCTGAACCTCGGCATCGGCGACGCGATGAACCTGGGGTGGAAGCTGGCGGCGGCCGTGCACGGGCACGCGCCGGACGCCCTTCTCGACACCTACACCAGCGAACGGCACCCGATCGGTGCCCGCGTGCTCGACTGGTCCCGTGCCCAGGTCGCGGTCATGCGGCCGGACGCGACCGCCCCGGCGCTCCAAGGTCTCATCCGGGATCTGCTCGCTACCCGGGCCGGAGCGACGTACGTGTTCGGCCGGGTGGCCGGCCTGTCGAACACCTACGACGTGGGCGACGCACACCCGCTCGCCGGCCGGAACGCCCCGGACTTTCGGCTTCAGGACGGCACCCGGCTGGGCGACCTGCTGCAGCGGGGGACCGGCGTGCTGCTCGACTTCCGCGGCGACCTGGAACACGCCGTTGCGCCCTGGGCGGATCGCATCCACTACGCGGCCGGCCCCGCGTACGACGACCTCGGCCTCGACGGCGTTCTGATCCGGCCGGACGGTGTCATCGCCTGGGCCGGTGAACGTGGCGGCTTCGTCCGCGCCGCGGCCCACTGGTTCGGTGCACCGACATCGTGAAAACGCCCCCGGCAGGGGATTCCAGATTCGTGTGAGTTCTGGTGTGGGGTCCGCGCCGAAACTCCTACCGACGCGCTAGTCCACCAGGGGGAAAGAGGAAGACATGAGCGCACGTAGGAAATGGTTCGCGGCCCTTGCCGTCATGGTCGCCGTGGTCGGGATCGGGTCGGTGGCCAATGCCTCGATTCCGAACTCGGGCACGGGGCTGATCAACGCCTGCTACAACACCGACAACGGGGCGCTGCGAGTGATCGACACGCAGATCGGGCAGGCCTGCCGCGGGGTCGAACAACCGCTCAACTGGCCGTCGTCGGGATCGCGGGCGACGTCCTGACACACCGCCGGGCCGGTCGCGCTGCCGCGCACGGCCGTGACCGGGCGGATCCTGGTGCCGGGGCCGGTGCTTCCGGCCGGGACCTGGTCGGTGACGCTGCGGGTCATCCTGATCAACGGCACCAACGTGCGGGACACCTTCCGGTGCGGGCTCAACAACGGCGCCGGTGGGCTGCTGACCGGGGACGCGACGACCGTGGAGGGTTCGGCCTACCACAGCGTCACGATTCCGGGCCTGATCACTCTCACCGAACCGGACCGGCTGAACGCGCAGTGCTTCCACGACAACAACCTGCCGGCCGGTGGCGCGCTCGAGGCGAACTTCGCCGAGGTCATCGCGGAACAGATCGGCACACGGTTCTGATTCGGCGGTAGAGCGCGGCCCGCCCCGGGGATCAGTTCAGCCGGGACAACTCCTCGAGGCGGGCCCGCATCGTGTCGGCGTCCGGATGGTCGAGTCGCCGCAGGATGCTCAGAGCACGCTGCCAGGCCCGTCGGGTGCCGTCGAGGTCTCCGGTGGCGCGCCGGGCGTCGCCGAGGCCGGTCAGCACGATCGTCTCGTCGTAGCCGAGGCCCAGGGCGCCGATCAGGTCGATGGCCCGCAGGTAGCACTCGGTGGCGCGGTCGGCGCCGCCGAGGTTCATGTGGACCCGGCCGAGACTGTCCCAGGCCTGCGCCTCACCGCGCGGGTCGCCGGCCCGCTGGTGCAGGGCGACCGACCGGCGACAGTGGATCAGCGCCTGCCGGTGATGGCCCAGGTGGGTGAGGTAGTAGCCGATGCTGTTGAGCCCGTCGGCCTGCCCGGCCACGTGCCCGATGCTCCGATAGAGGCCGACGGCCCGCCGTGAATGCGGCAGTGCCTCCGCGTACCGACCCTGCCGGTCCAGTGACCAGGCCAGGTTCAGGTGGGTGTGCGCCTGACTGGTCAGGTCGCCGACCTGCTCGAACAGATCCAGCGCCCGCGTGAAGTGGGTGTGGGCGTCACCGGCGCGGCCCAGCTTCGCATGGGCCCGGCCCAGACCCCAGTGCGCGTGCGCCCGCCCGGTACGGTCACCGAGCCGTTCGGCCGCGGCCATCGCGGTGGTCTGGGCGGTGAGCAGGTCGGTCCAGTAGCCGTGCATGTCGAGGTAGTCCATCAACGTCCACGCCAGCCGCCACGCATGCTGATCGAAACCGGTCCGGGCGGCCTGACCGACGGCGGCCAGCAGCACCGGCCTCTCCACGGTGTACCAGGCGAGCGCGTGTTCGTATCCGGCGAACGACATCGGCAGCGCGGCGGGATCGGGCGCAGACCCGATGATCGGCTCCCGATGCGGATCCATGCGCCGGGCGGCCGTGTCGGCACTGTGCAGGTAATGGTCGAGCATCCGCTGCCGAGCCAGGTGACGGTCCACGGCGCTGTCGTGGAGTTCGGCCAGCTCACGGGCGTACCAGCGGAGAAGGTCGTGAAAGGCAAAACGGCCTTCGGCCGGATGCTCCAGCAGATGGGTACGAGTGAGTTCCGCCAGCATGGGTCGGATGCCGGCCACGCCGAGCCCGGCCAGACCGGCGGCCGCGATGACGTCGATGTCCGGGCCCGCGTGCAGGGCGAGCAGTCGGAAGAGCCGGGCCGCGCCGTCGCTCAGTGCCCGGTAGGACCAGGAGAACACGGCCCGCACATCGGTCGACGCGTCACCGCCGTCGAGCGCGTCGAGCACACCGGCGGCATCACGCAGTTGGGTGACCAGCTCGGCCAGTGGCGCCCAGGCCCCGGCTGCGGCGGCGATGACCAGAGCGAGCGGCAGCCGCCCGCACCGTTCGATGATCTCGTCGACGGCACCGGATTCCGCGGCGACCCGGTCCGCGCCGAGCCGGGCGGCGATCAGCTCCCGGGACTCGCCGACGGTCAACACGTTCAGGGCCACCGGGTGCGCGCCTTCGGCCGCGACCAGCGGGGTGAGCCGGTTGCGGCTGGTCACCACGGCCGCGCAGCCGGGTGTGCCGGGCAGCATCGGCCGGACCTGCTCGGCGTCACGGGCGTTGTCGAGCACGACCAGTACCCGTCTACCGGCCAGGATGCTCCGGTACAGGGTGGCCCGCTCGTCGAGCCCGGAAGGCAGCCGCCCGGCCGGCACGGTGAACGCCTCCAGAAAACCGCGCAGCGCCTCGGCCGGATCGGTCGCCTGGCGACGTGGGTCGAAGCCGTGCAGGTTGACGTACAGCTGGCCGTCGGGATAGCGGTCGGCGACCCGGTGTGCCCAGTGCACGGCCAGGCTCGTCTTGCCGACCCCGGCCGGGCCGGACACCGCGACGACCGGCATGCCGTGGTCGGCGGGAATGGTGTCGAGCCGCGCGAGTGCGTCGTGTCGGCCACGGAACGACCGCGGCGGCGCCGGTAGCTGACGTGGCGGCGTGACCCGCGCCCCGGCGATCACCGGTCGCCGCGGGACGTCCAACGCCGGGTCGACGGTGAGGATCCGCTGGTGCAGTGACCACAGGTCGGGTCCGGGGTCGATGCCGAGCTCGTCGGCCAGGCGGGATCGGGTCCGCTGGAAGGTGTCCACCGCTTCGGCCTGGCGGCCCGACCGGTACAGCGCGAGCATGAGCTGCCCGGCGAGCCGTTCGTCCAGCGGCGACGCGGCGGCCCGCACGGACAGATCCGGTACGAGCTCACCGTGCCGCCCGAGGCGTAACTCGACATCGGTGCGGTCGAGCTCGGCAGCGGTCCGCCGCCGGTGGGCCGCGTCGCGTGCCGGGTCGAGCCACGGCGAGTCCAGGCCGGCGAACGCCTGCCCCCGCCACAGCCCGAGCGCCCGGGCGAACAGCGCCGACGCCTCGTCGTCGTCGGCGGCCCGGGCCCGTGTCGTCAGCTGCTCGAACCGGTGCAGGTCCACGGCCGGCGCGTCGACCTGGAGCAGGTAGCCACCCGGCCGTCGGGTGATCGCGACGTCGTCGGCGGTGTTCAGGATTCGCCGCAGCCGTGACACGTAGTTGTAGAGCGCCCCGCGTGCGCGCTGCGGCGGCCGGTCGGCCCACACCCGGTCGGTGAGTTGATCGGCCGAGACCACCTGGTTGGCGTCGACCAGCAGGGCGAGCAGCACACGCTGCTGGCGGGCGTGACCGACGTCCATCGCGGTGGTCCCGATGCGGACCTCGAAGTCGCCGAGCACGCGGAACTCGACGGCGCCCCTGAAATCAGCCACTCATCGAGATTCCTCGATAAGAATGAATGGTCGGAAGGATCTGGCAGATTCGCGACAGCTGCCACTCGGCCCACGACGGGGCGTTCATGGTCCGGTGAGTAGCGCGGGCAGGTCCGTGGACGCCTGCCAGATCGTGTCGCCGCTGGTTCCGTCGGCGGCGAGGGCACCTTGAGCGACGAGGCGCCGGCAACCGTCGAGTTCCACGTAGATGTCGCCCCGGGGAGTCTCCAGCCGGGCGAACCGGTTCGCCGGAGTGGTACATGCCGCCGCTTTTCCGGAGGTCGCGACCGCCCGCTTGACCGCCGCCCACCTGCCGGGTGGCAGGACGCGGCCGGAG of the Actinoplanes sichuanensis genome contains:
- a CDS encoding AfsR/SARP family transcriptional regulator, encoding MADFRGAVEFRVLGDFEVRIGTTAMDVGHARQQRVLLALLVDANQVVSADQLTDRVWADRPPQRARGALYNYVSRLRRILNTADDVAITRRPGGYLLQVDAPAVDLHRFEQLTTRARAADDDEASALFARALGLWRGQAFAGLDSPWLDPARDAAHRRRTAAELDRTDVELRLGRHGELVPDLSVRAAASPLDERLAGQLMLALYRSGRQAEAVDTFQRTRSRLADELGIDPGPDLWSLHQRILTVDPALDVPRRPVIAGARVTPPRQLPAPPRSFRGRHDALARLDTIPADHGMPVVAVSGPAGVGKTSLAVHWAHRVADRYPDGQLYVNLHGFDPRRQATDPAEALRGFLEAFTVPAGRLPSGLDERATLYRSILAGRRVLVVLDNARDAEQVRPMLPGTPGCAAVVTSRNRLTPLVAAEGAHPVALNVLTVGESRELIAARLGADRVAAESGAVDEIIERCGRLPLALVIAAAAGAWAPLAELVTQLRDAAGVLDALDGGDASTDVRAVFSWSYRALSDGAARLFRLLALHAGPDIDVIAAAGLAGLGVAGIRPMLAELTRTHLLEHPAEGRFAFHDLLRWYARELAELHDSAVDRHLARQRMLDHYLHSADTAARRMDPHREPIIGSAPDPAALPMSFAGYEHALAWYTVERPVLLAAVGQAARTGFDQHAWRLAWTLMDYLDMHGYWTDLLTAQTTAMAAAERLGDRTGRAHAHWGLGRAHAKLGRAGDAHTHFTRALDLFEQVGDLTSQAHTHLNLAWSLDRQGRYAEALPHSRRAVGLYRSIGHVAGQADGLNSIGYYLTHLGHHRQALIHCRRSVALHQRAGDPRGEAQAWDSLGRVHMNLGGADRATECYLRAIDLIGALGLGYDETIVLTGLGDARRATGDLDGTRRAWQRALSILRRLDHPDADTMRARLEELSRLN
- a CDS encoding FAD-dependent monooxygenase, producing the protein MYDVVIVGGGPVGLFLACELGLAGCAVLVLEREPESRTPGKALPLGMRGLNAGSVEAFYRRGMLADLGVADDPHTTPRNLGHFAGIMLDAANVDLATLPSPALEGHMTSLEAVETILAERAAKLGVHIERAVTVDAIDQDDQGVVARAGSREYRARWLVGCDGGRSVVRKTAGFEFTGTGPQLTGYVALTAIADPEKLSPGFNLTPHGMYLRTPIEGHLGMMDFDGGAFDRSRPPTREHLQQVLRRISGTDVTLNEVHQAASFTDRAMQTTTYRRGRVLLAGDAAHIHSPLGGQGLNLGIGDAMNLGWKLAAAVHGHAPDALLDTYTSERHPIGARVLDWSRAQVAVMRPDATAPALQGLIRDLLATRAGATYVFGRVAGLSNTYDVGDAHPLAGRNAPDFRLQDGTRLGDLLQRGTGVLLDFRGDLEHAVAPWADRIHYAAGPAYDDLGLDGVLIRPDGVIAWAGERGGFVRAAAHWFGAPTS
- a CDS encoding SGNH/GDSL hydrolase family protein yields the protein MTESRDLGWIRSWATSPQMTDAVFADVTLRQEIRISGGGRRVRIRLTNEYGTAPLTVGAGRLGLATAGGGIAPGSDRVLTFGGRAGVVIPAGAPVLSDPVDLPVSALARLSVSLYLPNRVEACTGHDMPLDTGWVIPGDAVAEAALPGDAEPLPAWALVSAVEVLPDEPAGVVVVLGDSRVDGVGSTAGGGWPERLAERGVYVCGQGISGNRLLNDGLGPSGLARFDRDVLATPGLSHVVVSIGLNDIAVSFAPRVGPLADFLTMFPGEPVTAQDVIAGFRQLIDRGHDRGVRVYATTMAPYGGNDIFSPEGEAVRRTVNDWIRTSDAFDAVLDFDAVWRDPTRLDRIRGDLHEGDHLHGNDAGYQALADSIDPSIFK